From Mugil cephalus isolate CIBA_MC_2020 chromosome 4, CIBA_Mcephalus_1.1, whole genome shotgun sequence:
GCCTGTATTGACTTTCTTAAACGATAAATCCATCCACATCAGTTGCAGTAATCCGCTAACCTTTAAGTCCCTGCAGTTATGCAATATTAACTTATCAATGTTACCTTTGTTTTCAGCTGGTGTCAACTCTTCTAAAAGCTGTTTGTTCATCTGCAGTCAGCCATGGAGAAAGATGCTTGTGTAGAACAGAAGAATGGTGATGCTGCTGTGGACCAACAACCTGCAGCTACAGCTCCTTTCAGATACTCTAAGGTGATTAGATACACAAGCTGgattgttatttaaaacatagaCAATGTGCTTCCTCACTCAATCACTGTCAATTCCACAGGAAGAGCTTCTGGAAATAAAAGAACTGCCAATCTCCAATGAAAGGCCTGAATGTCTCTCTGAGAAATATGATAGGTAAGAATACCTAAATTCATGTCGTCCTAATATTTGGTCGGCAACTAATCGTGACGGctggaaaagattttttttatagtatactttttttattgtaataaatGGGCTGATTGAGTGGAGCTGTTACACTAATGTACCATTTGCTCTACATTTGATTCACTTGACTCCTTAAGCACAGCCCGAGTTGAGTTCTGATAGACTGATacagactgtgaataaatgaCGGCAGTTTTCAGTGCTTATTCTGATAAACTGTCAGAGGCAGTATTTGAAATAATGAACAAGCTAGTGCTTATGTAGAAGTCATGTGGGCAGTCTTGGCAGTTTTTATAATTTGCAGATTATTGATTTTACCAGTTACAGTTATCAGATTGTACTGTTGTTCTAAtgctgtaaaacaaataaaaacaagactgcAAAATGAGACTGGCTGCTTAGATttgatatgtatatatttgttttaaatacctAATTTATAAAAACTCTTGCCCAGGTGAGATTTTAGCCAgttatttgttgctttttttatgtAGATGTGCTTGTTTTCAGTTATGGGTTGACGTTGTGTTTCTGAAACAGTGATGGTGTCTGGGACCCTGAGAAATGGCACGCCTCACTCTATCCCACCTCAGAGCGAAGCTCTCCAGTAGAAGGTTTTAAAAAGGACTACATGGATGACAGAGTACCTTTAAAACGAAGAATCCCAGGTAAAATGACAGTGGATAGTGGCCAGTACCAAAACTATGCAGAATTAGgtttaaaccaaaacaaaggaCATCCTGTTGCCGACAGGACTTTGTGTTGGAGGTCTATAGAGGGTATCcactgatgtcactgccgcCCAGGGACATActcccctgagtggcaaaaacatggtgaagtgtatcagtaaatacagccaAACCGGGAATAATGTAGATTATCAAatcaaaggcaactggatttgaCAATTtgaatagttactgtcggcagcaactacaccaaaacaacatccacaaacttatctgacagccctccagaatgtaacataagaagtaacttaaagtatgacttcatcaaaaaatacagcataaattcaTATTTCCTGACAAACACCACTTTTCTGTGCCTGGCTTCCAGTTATTTCTTcaagatatatttttaaagccaaagaaaagaagtaaattGATCACTGCATTATGAACTGCTTtccaaatctgttggtacagtcggttgcacaacagctcttcacctttttgtatttaaattaattttacaatttagactctATTAAAGCATGTGATTCAAACAAATGTGGCTAATCTTCATGATCAAATGcaactttttgccactcagtggccgtaaccacggaggcttgctgtgacatcacgcaATACCCACTATTGTCAACTGAAGAAGTAGGAAAAATGTTAGGTCAGAACCTTCTGTATTTGTATCACTCACCACAACTGCATATGCagcaaaaatgaattaaattgcATATTTAGTGAGACAATGTCAATAATGGCACAAGATTGTTACTTTGGAGCAAGTGGCTGAAATCAAGCCTGTgtgttaatttcatttagatCCTCGCGAGCGGTTAAAGGAGGATGATCTGGACGTCGTTTTGAGCCCACAGCGCCGTAGCTTTGGAGGTGGATGTCAAGGCAATGCTGCACCTGCACCCCACAGCCGTCGCCCAATTAGCCccctggaaaacaaagaaaacgaGAGTCTCCGTCTAGGAGGGGCCCGCAGAATCGGCAGTGGGCGCATAATTCCTGCACGTGTCTTTGAGAGAGAAGCTCGTGCTGAGAAAGAACGGGAGCGTGAGAGAGACTTTAAGGATAAGAGATTCAGGGTCTGTTGATTTCATTCCATCCATAATTAATTTCCTATGCTGTTGGGTTGTGATTCCTTCACATTATAAGAATTATGAAGAATTACCCATATAGCCCTCAGTTtgtcacaaaatgtttaatttacagTTGGATTGACATTGACTGGTGTAATCATTTGCAGAGGGATTTTGGAGACAAACGTGTGTTTagtgaaaggagaagaaatgaCTCGTATGCAGAAGAAGAGCCAGAGTGGTTTTCTGGGGGTCCCACCAGCCAGTCGGAGACAATTGAGCTTATTGGATTTGATGACAAGATCCTGGAAGATGATAAACGCAGAACCAAGCGATCAAGGAAGAGAACGGAATCTTTGAAGGAAGGCACGTCAAAGCTTTGTTTGAAATTGCTTATTAGAATTTTAGCAACATTATGCATAAAGTAATTAATAAAACTAACATAGTATGACTGTTATCATGGTAACGTCTTGGTTCTTGTCACATGTGTTCTGTGTAGTGGTGGAATGTAATGGTGGACAGACTGAGCAAGGTCTGCAGTCTACTGCTGATCAGGAAGTTCCCCACCCTGACGTTCTGCCAGAGCAGTCAGGCGGAGACTTCGACTTCAATGAATTCTTCAATCTAGAGAAGACGATGCCGGGACTGGCCTCTGTAAGTACTGgggtgcacttttttttttttttaaaagggttaAAGGTGTCAACATTACAAATTGGGTGTCACTAACTCCTCAAGCCTTTCCTTTATTTGTTCAAGCTCAACAGTAGAGGTTTTCAAGtgtagtttctcttttttctgcAGCCCTACACAATATTTTAGTGGATGCGCTGACGCATTGTGACATAGTTTTAAACTGTTAATTGCATGCTTGTATCCAAGTGTGTTTTATGAAGCTAAACAAGCAATTGTGAATCAAAATATTAAGTTCAGATAATTTGTGTCGGCACAAGATTACCTCTGCTCCACGGGCTTGATCTCACTGAACTGTGGTGAATACTTGAACAGACTGACTTGaccagtatttttatttatttattttttctgggaTCTCGTGTGGGGTGGAGTTTGAAAGGGTAATCAACAATTCAAATTTATGCCCATCAACAAACAGTAGAGATGCTGTTACTAATTAGAGAGTTAGGAGAACCAGActtgaaacaaaggaaaattgTGATGTATTGGCAATAATGTCAGACATCAGCGTATTAGTGACACTGCCCTCAGTCTTCTAGCACGTTATGTGCTAAATCGATGGAAAGCACACTAAACGTAAGTGCCACCTTTGTTTTTGCACCGTTCGGTAAGCAGATTTCTGTATTTCGCTCTGTGTCTTACAGTCTTGTTTCTGTCTTGTAGATGATCGAGGAAGTTTTAGGGGAGGGCCCTGCATCAGCCAGTCGCTTTAGTCAGTGGTTCTCCAGTAACCTGAGCCCGTCAGGCAGCCGGTCCAGCAGTCTGAGGTCCACTCCTCATGAAGAGCTGGAAAAACTAGCTGGTAAGAAATGTGATTTCCCCAGTGGAGCTTTGTAAAAAATGTGTAGTCAAGGCAGGGAAAAATGATTTATCCTGTGGGAAATTCgctgtccagtagcttcatcatatatatgtatatgtgcataTATGCAGTGGTAATGACCACATaccagttggttcctcacagggaggtgTTGCAGAGTTTTATGGCCTGAGGCACAAATGTCTTCCTCAGCCTGTCCATGCAGCAGGACAGAGGCAGCAGCCTTTCCCTGAACAAGCTTCTCAGTCTACATGACTATGGTGTCATGTAGATGGTGGTGTCCATCTTAGTGCACCACAGCGTAGAAGAGAGCACTAGTGACAAAGGtttggtagaacatgtccagcagatGTGAAACAACCTTAGCCTCCTGAGAAAATGGAGacagctctgaccttttttttttttgtgtactgAGTCTCTGTTGGCACACCAGTGCAGTCTGTGATCCAAATGTAGATCCAGGTATTTATAGGTCTGAACCCCCTCTACACACTCCCATTGATGTTACAGGCTTCAGGTGGGTTCTGAACCTCTGGAAATCCACTTCCATCTCCTTGGGTTTAGCTGTATTTAACCAGAGGTGGTTTGCTTCGCACCATGAGACAAAGTTCATCAGATTCTTGTACTCCTGCTCATTCCTGATACATCCCGATTGCAATGTCATATGACATGACTGTGTTGTACTTGAAGTCTGTGTACATGGTTATAAGATGTAGGAGAGCAGGGTCTCTTGTGATGCTCCAGTGCCAGTACAACCCAGTTGTGCATTTCCCCAACCTGACATACTGAGGTCTCCCAGTAAGATAGTCCGCTACCCAGGAATTAGTCCACACCCATCTCTGTTGGCTTGTGCCTCAGGAGCTGGGTGGTGTTGAATGTGccagaaaattaaaacacagcagcGTTCCCCCTGTCCAAGTGTGAGAGAGTCTGACAGAACAGGTAGAGGATTGTGTCCTCCACACACCTTTTCCTGATACACAAACTGCAATGGGTCTAGAGCATGGAGGGCCTGatgtgatgcagcagcagcgctCCGTTGTCTTCATGATGCTGGATGTCAGAATGACCAGTCTGTAGTCATTGAACTCCCTTGGGTGTAGCTGCTTGAAGACAGGGATGATCCTCCTAGGCTATATCactatttaaatgaatattaagaTCTCATGCTGGATGTCATAAATCTGGGATTGTTTTGCTTCTGTGAAGGTCTAGAGCCTCACTGCACATCTCCCAGCCAGTGCCCTGCCTCATACTTCACACCTATTCAACCGTCGGACTGCAAGGAGAAGGTGGACATCCTGGAGCTGTTGCACAAAGCCAAAATAGACCTGAAGCCTCTTCTTTCCACCCTCTCGGTCAACAAGGCTCGGCTACGGGAAGGCAGTGAGTCCCTTTTCATGGATCAGACAAGTACATCTACTTAcacaaaaatatgttaaattttcCCAATTTTACTATGCCCATAATTAACGGTCACTTATTTAGTAGCATTTGATACAGATTTCAGTCTCAGAACTGCTGCTCAAgtcaaatctgtgttttctgtccctAGCTCACTCTGGCGTGGTGCTCTcattggaggaggtggagggagagatgaagggaaTGAAGCTTAGCGCAGAACCACATGTGCGAAAGGTGCCACCTCCTCAAAGGGGAAATGGTACACCCTTCATGGCTGAGCATTTAGAGGAGGCGCTAACTGGCGGCCCTAGTGCCCATCCACGTTCACGTGACTCAGACATGTCGGCCTTTAATAAACTGGTCAGCAGCATGAAGGCAAGTGGAACTCTGCCAACTCACCcaaaaaccaacacaaacaatGTAAGTATTTCTGTGTATCAGTTTTTACGTTGCTTCGGGTTTGCACTGGATAAGTGACATCACTCATGTGCATGTTGCAAATGATCTTATCTGCTTTTCATCTGGAGCCAATTCTTTTGAAATTTTCAAAGAACTATGAAAAGATGGGCATAAATTTGATTTGGAGGTTATGTACAGTTTTGAAAACTGTACATTAACAAATGTTACTGACTTTCACGAGGGCCAGATGGACCTGGACTTGCATGTTCATATCTGCCTGAGTGGGATTGTTATGTTGCCATTTGAGGAGGTTTCAGCCATGTCTGGCCCATTACTGGCCCAAATTTTATTTGGTGGTGCCTACTTTAattccagtgtgtgtttcaaGAAGACCACCAGTCACCATACATTGGTATATGTTTACTGGGATGGGATAGCAGAATGTTTTTATGAGCAGACTTTTTATTGTTGCACTGCATCACTACATTTTGTTGTTCTCATGTACAAAGCAGAAGCATTCAGACCAGTCTGTGGGGACACGTTCTGACCAAGTACCTGctcagcaacagaaaaacatatttcaggtatatttctctctgtcctctcagtCAAATGCTGTTAATGTGTAGAAAGAGTCAGGGCTGGGTACACATTTTAGTCACATGagttgtatgttttgttttggcagcTGATGGAGCAAACACTGAAATGCAAGGAAAATGATTTGTTGGCTTTTTCAAACCACCTGCTCATACAGTTTTATGGCGCAATCATACTGCCAGCAGTGTCGGTTTGTTACAAGCGATATTTCCATACCAAGTCAAAGCCAAGTTTTTTATGTAATCTGAAAATGTGAAGTCTATAGAAATGGTGCACCACACCAAACTGTTGGGTAGAAATCATATACATGTCAGCTAATATTAGTACGGATTCAACCACCGTCTGTGTGAAAATAATTGTATTTGCAATGGTACATTGATATGGGACTCCAGGTTTAAGTGTTGTTAAACACGTATCCGTCAAAGACTGAAGCTTTATTAGCGATGTTGAGAAAGGCTCCTAGTTCCCAACTTGATAAATTGCCACAATGACATTAATAACAAGGTGTTATTCCATCACATCAAACATTTTAGTATTTGACTGTTAAATCAAAGTACTAGAGTCAATAAAGTGAACAAGTATTCCTGGGAaaataagttttatttgtttaattttatagGAGCTCTTGGGAGTCCGTAGTAGCTCCCCGACCCAGCTTGGCAGTCTGCTGGGCAGCTCTGAGACCCCAGCGACTTCTGCGCCTCTACATGGCTTACTGCACAAGGGCCCTTCACCCCCTGTCTTTCTACAGACGGCACCTTCACCCGACTACTTCAATAGTCGGTTGCAACCTTCTGCAGGTAAGTTGAATGACGTACTGTTGAACTGGAGAGAACGCATATTGCATGCATTGACATTTATCTCTACACATTAGGTTTCACCCCCAGATTGTGTGACCAGACTATGCTATAATTGGACcagaaactttattttataatttgttgtttttcccctcaCCTACCTGAAGGGTTTCCTGTTGGCCATCAGCCCATGCTGCCAGAACAGTTTGATGTACACAGATCTATGAGCCCTGGATCTGCTGCACAGCAACAGGTCATTTCTGTTCCATTTCTTGCTCTCAAGTTTCAGTAATTCAGGTGTAGCTTGTTGAGTATTACACTATTTATGCATTTGTATATAAAACCATTTGAAGACTACGAAGAtcatttttgtatgtttttgtgcagaTGAGGGCAATCTCTTTGTCCGTGAATCAAGCAGACCTGGATGCTCTGGCATTCCAGCAGGACCTTGCTCTACATGCTCACCACTCCTTCCAGCCAGGCTACAAACAACCACAGGACAAGTCTTTTCGAAATaggtttgtttttcaaaatatttgaatCCACTATTGATGTATTTAAGCTATATAATATACTAATTGTTTTACCAGTTAATGTTGGCAACAGGAGGAGTGGTAACTGTACCTAAGCGTAGTGAAAGTGTGCTCCCCAAACAAGATGACAAGATGATTGTGTTGGCAATATCATAAAGGTGATTAGTGTATGTGATCCACAGGCCACAGCGTGTCAATCGCTCACCTGGCCCTCAGTCTGCTGGAAGAAACTCTCCAGGCAATGCTGTCACCAGCATGGTAATCACAAACTATATTCtccaaatattttttcttttcttctctctccaaaGTTTCCTCTCTGGCTAACTACCAtgtaactatttttattttcagttgtcACCATCCTTTACACCAACATCTGTGATCCGCAAAATGTATGCAACAAAAGATAAAAGCAGGGATGAACCCATGGGTCGTTCAGAGACCAAGGAGGAGACGGCAACACACTCTCAAGATGGTAGTAACAATTTACCCTTCAGCTGAGTGATTATACTTGGTTTGAGATCTGCAGCACTTTGACATTTGAGATTTGGGTTATGTGATTACAGACAGAAACTCCCCAAATCTATACCTGGAAACAATGGATGGGAGTGTTGCTCAGTCAGGAGGAGTAAAGACTGGGTCACAGACCTTACCAAGCAAGGAACAAGAGCGTGTCAGGCCCGGCTCTGCTGGACACCATGCACCTGCTATGGTGCCTTCAGGACCATCCTCATCTTTCCCTCGTCCTGTTTACCCGGTACCGCTGCTATCTCATGTACCTATGGTACGCCCTCCTCCCCAGCTTCACCCTAATATGGTTCAACGAATGCTGGCACAGGGTATCCAGCCCCAGCAGCTTGGACCTGCTCTTGTGCAAGCAGGTAGGTGTTCCTTTTCTGATCTGACTTTCATTGTGACGAAAGAAATATCTAATTTTTGGGatttcaaatattcatattccATAATTCAGCTGAGTGATTATCGTCCCTCAAATTGAGATTCTTTGTGGTGGGTCAAAGCTGGTCAGATGTTGATTTCTCTTTAATTGGCTGTTTGGTTTTTATCTCCGTTctaactttatatatttacatatttaaatatgtgtcatCCTGCATTCTTTCAATTAcagttcaaatattaattaactGCACTGGTAACATGACTAGTCTGGACTGCCATGGTTGCCAGGTCCTTGTAGGTTGTCTGCAGTACACTGTTTCCAGACCTTACTGGGGGCCTGGCCCGACACATATAACTATGATTTTCTCGAGCTGCTACTAAGGAATTGACATAAGGAACTGATGAAATTGACTTCTACCATGTTTTAATTAAGAAGTTTTTACTTGGGACCTGATGTTAAACCTTTTGATCTCGCCAATTTCTGATGGAAGTCTTTAATTGTACTTACAAGGTATATTTCCACCACATGTTGACCTTGCACAACTTCAAGGCTTGCCTCCTGCCCTGCTTGGACAACCGCTGTACCCTCTAAGTGCAGCAGGGCATCCACTTCTACCTCCCAGAACCAATACTCAGATGCAGTTAGCAGTAATGCAGCAGCAACTTCAACAACACAGACCAAGTGAGTTAAAGGAATATCTGGTAGTTGCAACTCAatgttaaaaacagattttctatATAGAACTGTATGCAAAGTATTTTGTAATTTGGCCAAATTTACATATTCTAATTGTATGTACTTGAAGATAAAACTAGACACATATTCATAATGTGCTGTTGAATAAGCCAAAAACACATGAACTATTATTTTCTCAGCTCTTGGATTAAATAATCTTGTGTTCTCTTGCAGTGCATCAGAACGTCCCAGGCACTCAGGCACAGAGCCATGGCCCCCACCGGACAAATGGCTCCCAGCGTCACGGGAGCAGCCCTCCTCTAGGTCTCGCCAAGTGGTTTGGGACAGATGTGCTTGAGCAGCCCCTCCCCTCTATGCCAGCCAAGGTGATAAGTGTAGATGAACTGGAATTCCGGccataataaaaacactgtgctggaaagcattttttttttttttttttttttttctcttttgcccATCTCCACCATCTACTTACTGTGATAATGTGAACTTTAATTTTGAAGACGGTGCACAGAAtagaacatttaaaccatgtcaTGCTTTGTCTTCAACCTTGAAGCCACTGAATTTTGAAGAGGCGAGTGATGGAGATTTGGTTTGccagctgagttttttttttttttttgtattagcacagtaaataataatgtatagcCCCAGTTGTACAGACCATGGGAAAAATCTTATTCTGTATATAGCTATcgtgttcctctttttttttcttttctttttgttttgggatGGGTAGGGTGAAACAATCCTCCAGTTCAACTGAAAACTGTGAGAGACAAAGTCACCAAGAGCTGGTAGCATTTCCTTGTTGTGTCTACCTTAACCCCTCCCCCCTGAACTACGGAGAGTAAGGGCCACTGCTGATGAGACATTTTGGGTTGATGAGCGACTTTGGGGCATGTTCCTGTGGCTAGTGGCCCTTGTCTGTTGAAGTTGAGCATTTCGAGACACCTCTGGGGGATGCAGCGAGCTGGTtgtgcctttgtgttttttgttttgttcttttcctttaaCTGTATCCTCTCCAATCCTACTTGTCACTAGGGGGGCAGCACTGCTCACACTGTCTTTGAGGGTGGTTGGGATTCAGTTTTTGTGTGCTACTAAGTTATATAAAgcacaaatacaataaataaaatcttgaGTATAACTTTTGTTGAATTTATTTCCTATTTATTGCTAGCTAGAAATGATGCCCACTCTCACCACTGTATAAGACATAGATTCACAGAACACTATACAAGTTTGCATTATGCCTCTACAATGCTTGTGCGTTTACTGCACAGGTCACTTTATGATGTGTTGGACGACACTCACTTCACAAAACTTGTACACTAGTGAagacaaatgcattttaatagaCCAGTCCTTCACTTTATCTCTAAATGGCATAGGAAAGGTGATCATTCAACAATGTCCAATTTAGAATTACCAATTAACCTATTAACAATACCCAAAATGGTACTAAACTGTTGTGACATTACAGCTGAGTATTTTTGCCCAACCAACCACTACGATTAACAAGCTACATCCAGTAGATGTATTCATacagatgtgattttttttcacaagtttTGTCAAGTCTTTGTCAAAAGTATTTGAATTTGACATATTGCTCAGTGCTTTGATAATcacatttaatgtgttttatggccttatttaaattttaaaacttaGAGTCAAGGAGGAATGTCCAGTATCAACCAGGATCTAGTTAAATTAAGTGCAGTAAAATCGGTTTGTGAAGCTTGTTGAGTTCTGAATGTTGATTTTATGTAAATGAGagaactaaatttaaaaaatcagtaTATCCATCTTTTCGGATTGAATCTTAGGTGACAATTAATATTTTTCACCTTGTCACGAAATGCTGGACGCCATTAACCTGACCAATCAACTGTTAAATGATTTCCACTGATAATATTAAACTAAGTGATGCTTTCAGGGACATCACGTTTAATTTCTCTGATACGTAATTTTCCCACGTACGTTTCATTGTCATATGGTGAATCCGGACCTTACCTGATGTGACTTGCACAGTACAGTGCATTGAATGGGCTCAGACTGGGCTCgtagagaggaaaggagggaggggggggcttctggttggtgggtgggggaggggttttattttttttttacagacaacCAGGAAGAGACCTGCGACTTAACATTTaggcaaagagaaagaaagacccCAGCAGCACCGAGGGCTGCCACTTTAACAGCCCGCCGTCACAACCACCTACTCATTTGAAACGTACACATTCGGTATCAAAGCAtagagaaatatttttattttttctacaatACAAGACCGACCCCCACCCCTCAAGAAAGCGGGGTCAAAGTTCACAGGAAGCTGGGGGGCTGCCATTTTTTCCCTGCTGCTACTGCTAACGTTTAACGGTAGATGCTAAAAGGACGGGAGGGGCGGCTGGTTTTAGATTTTCTAGCTAGCTGCTGTCCATCGGTCGAAATCGCAACGAATAATCTGTCATTTCTCCGACCGTCGTCGCTAACAACCATTGCTATTGGATGAATTCGGCATGGAGAAAGTAGCGGAGCCGTCTTGGACTTCTTCGTACACCTACCAGGTGAGCAAGCACAGTGCGGAGATGCTACACAACCTCAACATTCAGAGGAAAGATGGAGGCAGGTTCTGCGATGTGATCCTGCGCGTCGGCGAGGAGAGCTTCCCTGCCCACAAAGCTGTGTTAGCCGCCTGCAGCGAGTATTTCGAGTCGGTGTTCGGTCGCCAGACGGAGGGCGACGGGGACGCCAGGGAGCTGGAGATGCACACGATCAGTCCGAAAGTTTTTAAAGACATCCTGGACTTCGCCTACACCTCCAGGATTGTGGTGCGACTGGAGTGTTTCCCGGAGTTGATGACAGCTGCCAAGTTTCTGCTGATGCGGTCGGTCATTGAGATATGTCAGGAGGTGATCAAACAGTCCAACGTGCAGATCCTCGTCCCGACCTCTCGGGGAGGAGACGCCAGCCTTTTCCAGGCCACGGGGGCCACGGAGCTGGGTTTTCCCGTGGCTCAGCAGGCTCTGGTGAACGGCACGGGAATACTGGTGAATGGCCAAAGCTTCGCTAACAATACACAAATGCACGTCGACGGGGGCGAAGACGGCGCCGCGGTGATGTTGGAGGAGGGCGGCGAGTCGTCGGTGCCGGTGCTGGAGCCTGTGGAAGGACTGCCCGTTTCTCCATCAGCGGAAATAACGGGCAACGCGTTTCATCACGACGCCGACTCTCCCGGCTCGAAGAAGGGCAGAGGGAGACCAAAGAAACCCGGCGGAGTGGAGCCCGTGCACTTCAACCACGGCGGCGTGCAGAAAGACAACGGGCTGTTTCCGTGCGGGGCCTGCGGCAAAGCTTTCACCGAGGCTTCCCGCTTGAAGAACCACGAAGCGCAGCACGGAGCCCACACCGGGGGCTCCGTCCACAGCGTCGCCGACAGCCTGTCAGCTCCGGGCGGCATCTCGTTGCTCTCCCAGCCCGGCGTGCTGGAAAACGGCGTCCAGCTACACGGGGGGCTGACGCTGGACGGCGGCCGAAAGCGGGAGAGGACCAGGCGGCACGTCGGCTGTGACATTTGCGGGAAAGTTTTCCGCGACGTGTACCACCTGAACCGACACAAGCTCTCCCATTCCGGGGAGAAGCCGTACGCGTGCCATGTGTGCGGGCTCCGGTTCAAACGAAAAGACAGGATGTCATACCATGTGCGGTCACACGACGGCTCAGTCGGCAAACCCTATGTGTGCCAAAGCTGTGGTAAAGGTTTTTCAAGGTGAGTCCAACTTTCTGGCCGGTGATGGCTCGTCTTGAGcttataaaaacattt
This genomic window contains:
- the eif4enif1 gene encoding eukaryotic translation initiation factor 4E transporter isoform X7, giving the protein MEKDACVEQKNGDAAVDQQPAATAPFRYSKEELLEIKELPISNERPECLSEKYDSDGVWDPEKWHASLYPTSERSSPVEGFKKDYMDDRVPLKRRIPDPRERLKEDDLDVVLSPQRRSFGGGCQGNAAPAPHSRRPISPLENKENESLRLGGARRIGSGRIIPARVFEREARAEKERERERDFKDKRFRRDFGDKRVFSERRRNDSYAEEEPEWFSGGPTSQSETIELIGFDDKILEDDKRRTKRSRKRTESLKEVVECNGGQTEQGLQSTADQEVPHPDVLPEQSGGDFDFNEFFNLEKTMPGLASMIEEVLGEGPASASRFSQWFSSNLSPSGSRSSSLRSTPHEELEKLAGLEPHCTSPSQCPASYFTPIQPSDCKEKVDILELLHKAKIDLKPLLSTLSVNKARLREGSESLFMDQTTHSGVVLSLEEVEGEMKGMKLSAEPHVRKVPPPQRGNGTPFMAEHLEEALTGGPSAHPRSRDSDMSAFNKLVSSMKKHSDQSVGTRSDQVPAQQQKNIFQELLGVRSSSPTQLGSLLGSSETPATSAPLHGLLHKGPSPPVFLQTAPSPDYFNSRLQPSAGFPVGHQPMLPEQFDVHRSMSPGSAAQQQMRAISLSVNQADLDALAFQQDLALHAHHSFQPGYKQPQDKSFRNRPQRVNRSPGPQSAGRNSPGNAVTSMLSPSFTPTSVIRKMYATKDKSRDEPMGRSETKEETATHSQDDRNSPNLYLETMDGSVAQSGGVKTGSQTLPSKEQERVRPGSAGHHAPAMVPSGPSSSFPRPVYPVPLLSHVPMVRPPPQLHPNMVQRMLAQGIQPQQLGPALVQAGIFPPHVDLAQLQGLPPALLGQPLYPLSAAGHPLLPPRTNTQMQLAVMQQQLQQHRPMHQNVPGTQAQSHGPHRTNGSQRHGSSPPLGLAKWFGTDVLEQPLPSMPAKVISVDELEFRP
- the eif4enif1 gene encoding eukaryotic translation initiation factor 4E transporter isoform X5, whose amino-acid sequence is MEKDACVEQKNGDAAVDQQPAATAPFRYSKEELLEIKELPISNERPECLSEKYDSDGVWDPEKWHASLYPTSERSSPVEGFKKDYMDDRVPLKRRIPDPRERLKEDDLDVVLSPQRRSFGGGCQGNAAPAPHSRRPISPLENKENESLRLGGARRIGSGRIIPARVFEREARAEKERERERDFKDKRFRRDFGDKRVFSERRRNDSYAEEEPEWFSGGPTSQSETIELIGFDDKILEDDKRRTKRSRKRTESLKEVVECNGGQTEQGLQSTADQEVPHPDVLPEQSGGDFDFNEFFNLEKTMPGLASMIEEVLGEGPASASRFSQWFSSNLSPSGSRSSSLRSTPHEELEKLAGLEPHCTSPSQCPASYFTPIQPSDCKEKVDILELLHKAKIDLKPLLSTLSVNKARLREGSESLFMDQTTHSGVVLSLEEVEGEMKGMKLSAEPHVRKVPPPQRGNGTPFMAEHLEEALTGGPSAHPRSRDSDMSAFNKLVSSMKASGTLPTHPKTNTNNQKHSDQSVGTRSDQVPAQQQKNIFQELLGVRSSSPTQLGSLLGSSETPATSAPLHGLLHKGPSPPVFLQTAPSPDYFNSRLQPSAGFPVGHQPMLPEQFDVHRSMSPGSAAQQQMRAISLSVNQADLDALAFQQDLALHAHHSFQPGYKQPQDKSFRNRPQRVNRSPGPQSAGRNSPGNAVTSMLSPSFTPTSVIRKMYATKDKSRDEPMGRSETKEETATHSQDDRNSPNLYLETMDGSVAQSGGVKTGSQTLPSKEQERVRPGSAGHHAPAMVPSGPSSSFPRPVYPVPLLSHVPMVRPPPQLHPNMVQRMLAQGIQPQQLGPALVQAGLPPALLGQPLYPLSAAGHPLLPPRTNTQMQLAVMQQQLQQHRPMHQNVPGTQAQSHGPHRTNGSQRHGSSPPLGLAKWFGTDVLEQPLPSMPAKVISVDELEFRP